CCAGGACTCACCGCAGGGCACATGGCAGTCGCACTCGCAGATGTCACAGCGCCGGAACCAGCGGGGCCAGCCGGACACTTTGGTGACACAGGCCGAGATCTTGATGCAGCCACTGTTGAGGGACGTTCCCAGGGAGGttcccaggagctcctggccACCGCAGGACGAGGAGCAGCGGCCGCTGATGTCCCACTCGCTGAGCTGGATGCGGCCGCGCAGGCAGATCCCTGCGGGGGCAGAACCCATCTCGGGGgtgttatgggtaataaacataatttgtgccattccttgtatggaatatataatgttaaatacttgttagattatacctcgtttgtactagcctccccccccttctccccaccgagaccgggtgtatgtgggaaactgatttacaagtaagaagatacggctggccaggagatgggccatgtgtggtgggatttggggacaccaggagatgggccatgtgtggtgggatttggggacaccaggagatgggccatgtgtggtgggatttggggacaccaggagatgggccatgtgtggtgggatttggggacaccaggagatgggccatgtgtggtgggatttggggacaccaggagatgggccatgtgtggtgggatttggggacaccaggagatgggccatgtgtggtgggatttggggacaccaggagatgggccatgtgtggtgggatttggggacaccaggagatgggccatggctggggagatacagaacccccaggtgctgatcatccttgaacgacccgagatggaaatcatggaaatcctcagggagatccatgtgaatgcagcattcccgaattcccataaacttcatcaagggattcaacaaactccggacactgaattgttctccctcatcaccaaaaaggaaaatcttattaacatatggactctgaatagaagaaaagactgattgctgaaatcttggcctcaggcagaattttccctataaaaaccgcttgtgccaggctggaggtgtgtgggcatggaggaaaacctctgctgaggctgactccttgttgcacacccagggccgaccctgggctcggctctgttctttcctcgTGGCTGGCtggatagaatttgattgcaaaataaatatttcattttttcatattaatttggctggacaaattttcatttataacagggGGCTCAGCTGGAGCCCTGCGGGGCTcggagggtttgggggtgtgTGTGACCCGCTGGGTACTCACGGaggcaggagggtttggggatGTGTCTGAGCGGTACTCACGGaggcaggagggtttggggatGTGTCTGAGCGGTACTCACGGaggcaggagggtttggggatGTGTCTGAGCGGTACTCACGGAGGCAGGAGGGTTTGGGATGTGCCTGACCTGTCGGGTACTCACGGaggcaggagggtttggggatGTGTCTGAGCCGTACTCACGGAGGCAGGAGGGTTTGGGATGTGTCTGAGTGGTACTCACGGaggcaggagggtttggggatGTGTCTGAGCGGTACTCACGGAGGCAGGAGGGTTTGGGATGTGTCTGAGCGGTACTCACGGaggcaggagggtttgggggtccaGCGGCCGTCGGGCCGGCAGGCACTGGCGGGgtcccccagcagcaggaatccGGGCCGGCAGCTGTAGCGCACCACGGAACCCACCCACCAGTCGTTCCCGTGCACCACCGAGTTGAAATCCGCCTCGGGCCGCCCGCAGTTCACTGCGGACAGCGATGTAACCGGGGCTGGCAGCCCGGGCAGGGcgtggggacagccccggggctCGCCAGCCAAGGCTGCGGGTCACCCACGCGTGTCCCCGGCTGCTgcaggggacacccccagggatcccccagccctcccccGGCTCTACCTCTGCAGAAGGATTTGtagcccagccagcagcagctgccgtTGCCACACTGGCTCCTCTTCAGCTCCTTgtgcctgcccctgcagccccccaggcaGATGGGAGCCGTGCCGGACCAGTACGTGtccagctctcctgggccaCCGGGGGCAAGGACAGCACTGTCAGCGCTTGTccagccccccgagccccgcaGGGACCTGTaggagcccacaggagcccacaggagcccatcccagcccttgCTGTGCTCAGGAGGGCACCCACTCGGGGCTCAGCTCCCACACCCCCTGTGCCAAGCCTTGGTCTGGCTCCTTGCTGGGCAGGACTGATGCAGCTCTGGGCACCCCATCACCCCCatcaccccccaaacccctgtcACCTtctgggtcctggcaggaggCGAGCGTGGCCAGCACGGCGAGGAAGAGGAAGCCCAGTGCCATCATCATCTGCCCTCCTCCCCTCACCCCTCCGAGCCCAGAGCCCTCTCTGCTCGCCAGGAGAAAGTGAACTTGGTTTGCAGGccaggggatgctgcaggacacgggaggaagggaggagccATTCCCTTTAATGCCAATCCTCTCCCCAGCAGATAATCTCTGGCAGATtaccctgcctgggcagggttTAAAGGGCCATTCCCCACAGCCAGCCccaaaccagcagcagcagcacagccgtGCCCTGGgagggccaggctggagagtTGAGAATGCAGAACTGGCACAGGGCCCTGCTCTGGAAGGCAtcctgagcccagctctgccagggccagcCTAAATCCACCCCTGAGCCCAGTTCTGCCAGGGCCAGCCTAAATCTACCcgagcccagctctgccagggccagcccagctctgccagggccagcCTAAATCCACccctgagcccagctctgccagggccagcCTAAATCCACccctgagcccagctctgccagggccaggCCAGCTCTAACtctgagcccagctctgccagggccagcCAAGCTCTAAtcctgagcccagctctgccagggccagcCCAAATCTATccctgagcccagctctgccagggccagcccagctctgccagggccagcCTAAATCCACccctgagcccagctctgccagggccagcCTAAATCCACccctgagcccagctctgccagggccaggCCAGCTCTAACtctgagcccagctctgccagggccagcCAAGCTCTAAtcctgagcccagctctgccagggccagcCCAAATCTATccctgagcccagctctgccagggccagcccagctctgccaaagCCAGCCTAAATGTACccctgagcccagctctgccagggccagcccagctctgccagggccagcccagctctaaccctgagcccagctctgccagggccagcCTAAATCCACCCgtgagcccagctctgccagggccaacccagctctgccagggccagcccagctctaacctgtgccaggcacattcttctctctctcaggattttttttcatagaggagcacagaggaaagaaagagaaaacattttctgtttctgcccCATGTGggatgtgtttggagaattgtttccctggggtgatgcttggttgagttctggtgaggattgtttgagcctggtggccaacccaacccacctggggctgggctctcagagaggggcacgagttgtgagttagaaaaagtaggtttgtagttttaatatctcctttaaatagtataaaCTCAGCAACACGAGTGGCAGAGCTAAACCCGCCCTTGCAGTGCCACCTCTGGGGAGCAGCACGCTccagtgccagctgcagagtgccagggcagctcctcGGTGCCCACCTCCCACTCTGCACCACCCCAGCGCCATCCCCACCCCGTCTGagcagaaaaacacagcaaacacTGCTGGGCCTGGCAGCCTGATGTTTATTTGTCTTGCCAAAGTACACTTTGCCCAGCCAGGAGCCCAAACCCCAACGTGgggagggcagccaggggatgccaaaagcagcaggaagctCCCAGTGTCGCACTGCTGCACTGGCCTGCAagggacagcagctccagcgctgtcctcccagggagcagggctggtttggggtcagggaggCAAACACcacccccagcagcagggcagacaGGGAAAAGTGTGCAGGACGTGCTGATGAAGGCATAGCACCCCCTGGAGAAGGCATGGATGGGGCAGGACTGGCCTGCCAAGGGCCACACGTTCCCGGGGAAGGGGCCTCAGCAGCAGAGTGTGCTCCACAACCAGCTCAGAAGGGCACAGCTGCTGACCACACCACCCTGCCAGGCCTAGCCCAAACCCCCAGAAGGGTGGGAGAAGCTTGAGAGGCCCCAGTCCCCAAAAGGAGGAGGCAGACAGCTCATTCCAGCTCAGATCACTTGATTCACatctgtccctcccctctcacACGCTGACCAGAACCAGCAGCCAGCGAGGCTGGGCTGAAGGCaagcccagccctgtccccaagcattccagcagcacatccccagGAGGCTGAAGCTCTCCTCCTCACAGGATCTGGATGCCCAGCTCCtcagctgttttctgcagccTGTCCATGACgttctcctccagctccagggccggggctgccgtgccctgctgctctgtgctggccatCACGTAATAGACAGTCTCACTCTGGCCCTGCTCGTTGGTCCTGCTCACCACACGGATGatggggctgctggtgctgctggctccttgctctgaggaggaggaggaggaggaggaagctcCTGGGAAGGGGCTCGGCCGtgctggctcagggctgggagcagagcacagggcagggggcaCGGGCAGCTcggctgtgctgctctctgccGGGACAGGGTTTGCTGGAGGCTCCAGAAGGATGCCCTGCAGGTTACCCTCGCCCTCAGGCAGCACCACGCACTCGTTGGGGCCATCCAGAGCCTCGCCACGCTTCTCCCTGTCCTtgagcagctgctctgtcagCTCCACGCTCTCGTAGCGCACCAGCTGCAGCCTCATGTAGCCGTCCTCGTGCTCCCTGTACCTGGGCACAGACAGGAGGGGTCAGCCAGGCACATCCCCCTTCCCAGGAGATGGGCAACAGCCAGGAAAGGGCACAGCAGCCAAGGTTTCAATCCCTGTGCTGCACAGATGCTGTTTCAGCCTCTACTCCCATGTGGCAGCTTCTGAGCTTTGTGCCAGGCTCaatcccctccccagcccctctccttcCACCACTCTTTCACCAGGAGCATTTCAAGTCCATCCTCTTCCCCTCCCAGCTTTCAGGCTCTGGAAACCCTCTGGAATTTCCTCCAAAGGAAGCAGAAGCTCCTGTGCCAAGATGGATCTCTCTAGAGGGGGACACCTGCCAAGCTCAGAACTGTcccacagaggcagcagtgatggcaccactgccctggggctgccaggcAGCACTGCTCAGATCCCACTGAGCATTTACTGCCCAGTGCCTCCCAGCCACTGGGAAAAGGGTCTTGAAGACACCAGCAAACATCAGAGCCCAAGCACTGCCAGCACAACGCagggtgcagctcctgccctgcagaggaGGCACTGAGGGGCTAAAGGTGAGCAGTACCTGAAGCGAGGATGTCCCGAGGGCCATTTGAACTGGTGCTTCTTCCTGAGGTGGACAGTGAGGTTGTTCCCCCGTGTGAAGCACTTGTCACACACGTGGCACTTGTACCGGGGCTCGGAGTCACCCTGAGGGACACAGAGAGCGACGTCAGAGACAAAAAGCTGAGAAGACTGACAGGGGCACCACGAGCCATGCAagctctgctgcttccccacCTCGTGGACCTTCCTGTAGTGCAGTTTGATGGAGCAGAGGGACCGTGCAGAGAAGCTGCAGGCCTCGAACTCGCAGCGATACGCCGGCTCCTTGCTGTGCGTGTCCAGGTGCTTCCGCAGGTCAATGAGGTTCTTGCAGCTGTgagggcacagagctgcagcacacacacacccccacaccCCCACAGAGGCCTCTGGGAGGTCAGGAAGGGGGCCAGCACTGGCCCTCACCTGTAGTCACAGTAGTCACACTTGAAGGGGCGCTCCTCGCTGTGTCGGAAGCGGATGTGGTTGCGCAGCGAGGAGGGCAGCGGGCACGTCATGTCACACAGGGGGCACTTGTAGTGGTTCACTGGGCCAAAAACGGGGAGAAAATGTcaccccagagcagggcagagcagccagcccacagctgggagctgcactcaccgtGGTTCCTCATGTGGTCGCGGAGCAGCCTCTCCGTGGCAAACCTcttggagcagtgggagcactggaacctctgctctgcacagggagggcacagagagggcagggcagggagaagggcacagagagcagccagcagaggtgtgccaggggctgggaaccctgctgggcagccctgggTCCCCACAGGAGGAACAGCCCCCATCTGCCTCTGCCAGGAGACACTTCCCAGGGGACACGGCctccagctgggccaggggaggttcaggagggacatcaggaggaatttcctcaTGGGAAGGGTGAGCAGATGCTGGAAGGGGCTCCCAGGGAGGTGGGAGAGTCCCTACCCCTGGTCAGGGCATGGCTTGGCTGCCAAGGTGAGGATCAATCCCAGGCTGGACTCAATctcttttccaaacaaaatgATTCTGGAATTCTGTAGCTCCCACCACTCAGCAAAcaagccaggctgctccaagcacACCCTGCCCTTGGCTCACAGGGTACAGACAGCTCCAGGCACCCAAAGACCCCAGcccaggaccccccagcccctccctgcccccggGGCTTACGCTCCAGGGCGGTCTGGCGGCGGATGTGGTCGAAGAACTTGGTGTTGTTGGCAAACATCCCCCCACAGGTGGGACAGGCCACCACCTTCTCCTGCGTGTGGCTGCGCAGGTGCTCCCGCAGCTTGCAGCGGCCCTTGAAGCTGCAGTTGCAGTCTGGggagggacagcacagctgagaGCCCTCCCAAGGGACACAGCCTCACTCAACAGCAGCTTCCTCGTCCTGTTCTGCCCAGCAAAGCTCCAAAATCCCCACAGGGCAGGGTGAGATTGGCACAGTACAAACAGTGTGGCCCCCAATTGCACAAACACAGGAGGAAcgaatgaaaaaaatcaaagtaaaaaataaatcagcttttCTCCAAGGTAGTGATTACACATAAATAGGAAGCACTCAGCTGGATTCCCTGAGGGAACTCCTCCATGAGTATTTCACGGTCTAAGCCATGAAATTTGAAAATCTACTTTTGAAGGCCAAGAGGCTCTCTGAAAGCTGCTCCCCTGGACGTGTTTGCCAGCCAGCCCAAAGCTCTCAGGAGAGGCCCTGCAGGTCCCACCAACCTTTccagccacagagcagcacgtggttctccttccctgctgccttgTACTCGGAGCAGAAGCTGTGATCCTCCACGTGCCGGTAGAACCACTCGGGGTTGTCAAACGACCTCTGAGGGGGGCAAGGACAACAGGACAGGGTGAGGGAGAGCACAGCAAGCCAGGATGTTCCCACAcagctgcagagccagcagctgtgcagctgtgctgcagcactgtcAGGGTCTGCTTGCTTGGAATGGCCCCAAAGTCATAAAAATCCCTGTTCCCCTAGCCTGGCAGCTGAAGGAGAGGTCTGGAATGAGTGAAATTGAGTTTTGCAGGttatttattctttctgatctataaaattctgtctctgacctgctgagctctgcctggtaCAGCCCAAGcagtctcccctgagcctcgggcagctcccacctcagATACTCAGAATTCCGTGTTGTCTATTTACAGATTTGTGCCAATGCCCTCCACCTGTGTTAGACTGTGAATCTCtgccttaaaccaacagaaaagtgtcaccagcacagcaaggcatggTGGgcaagaaaaagggaaaaaggctGGGACACACCAGATTCTGTCATCTTGTACCCCTGAAttacattctaaaaaccccaaaattctactttttcaccctgtgttaaattaactaccacactactcaaacccctgtggtttgtaattcctcatagAGAGTTGGCAGTTCTTTCCATTTtggctaaaatggaagccacagATGGTTTGGAACCCTGCAAGGGAAGTCCACAGCAGCACCTCCCGTGTCCCACAGAGCCCCGTGCTGTCACCTCACAGTACTCCCAGAGGCAGAGGAAGTCCTCCTGGATGTCAGGGATGATGTTGTGGCTCTGGAAGTCCagctggcaggggctgagccccgcctggccctgcagggcccGCAGCCCCCACTGCTTCAGCTTGCTGTGGTAGCAGTGGAAGTAGACGTGGCGCACCAGGTCGGCCGAGCTCGCCGGGGAGCAgaagccacagccctgccacaggcaggtgTACTCCTCTGGaacggacagacagacagacagaggcTCCTATGGGACACagacagctgctctgggacacAGACTGACTGACAGCTCCTCTGGAAtggacagacagatggacagcTCCTCTGGaacggacagacagacagacagatggcTCCTGTGGGACACagacagctgctctgggacagacagacagacagacagctcctgtgggacacagacagctgctctgggacagacagacagacagacagctcctgtgggacacagacagctgctctgggacagacagacagacagacggCTCCTGTGGGACACagacagctgctctgggacagacagacagacagaggctcctgtggggcacagacagctgctctgggacagacagacagacagacagatggcTCCTGTGGGACACagacagctgctctgggacagacagacagacagacagctgctctgggacagacagacagacagctccTATgggagacagacagacagatcctctgggacagacagacagacagctcctctgggacacagacagatggacagctcctctgggacacagacagatggacagctcctctgggacacagacagacagatggacagctcctctgggacacaGACAGATAGATGGACAGCTCCTATGGGACACagacagctgctctgggacacAGACTGACTGACAGCTCCTCTGGAAtggacagacagatggacagcTCCCTTGGGACACAGACAGACAGttctgggacagacagacagacagctcctctgggacacagacagacagacagacagacacctAGCTCTGggacacagacagacagacagacagacagctcctctgggacacagacagacacagctGCCAtgtgctcagccccagccctgccccgctcagggaggggagagcagagccccgGAGCTCCCTCGGCCGGacaagccctgccagcccacggagccctggctgtgcccggTGCCCACCCTGGGCACTCCAAACCTGGGCACCCCAACCTTtcatgggcaccccaaacctccctgggcactcCAACTCTGGGCACCccaaccctccctgggcactCCAACCCTGGGCACCCCAGCCCTCCCCGTGCAGCCCCGCCGCCCTTTCCGTGTGGAAATTCCCCCTCCCGACCCCGCTGAGCATCCCCGGGCAGCAATCCCCTCCTGCTGCCGTTCCATGCGGGTGCAGCCCGATCCCCTCAGGGGCCTTTTCCGAGCCACCGgagccccgccgagccccccTCACCCAGCGGGTCCATCTGGGCGCGCTGCTCTCCGGGCAGGTGCTGCCGCAGGTGCTGCGCCATGTGCCCGCAGAACTCCTCCATCCCCTCCGCCTCGAACGAGCACTGCTGCCACTCGCAGCGCAGCACCACGGCCGCCTTCCCGCCGCCACGGCCGCCCGCCATGGCCCGGGCCTGTGCGGGGCTCCCGGGATCGCCCCGAACCGGCCCCGAGCGCGGCCGCGGCCTGCTCCGCCCCACGGGGGACACCGCGGGGCGGCGCACCGCGCGCGCCCGCCCGCCAATCAGCGCGCGGGGAACCGCGGCCTGCGCGCAGCGGCCGAGCGGCCCCGCCGGGAAGCAGCGCTACGCAACAAAGGTTCCTAAGCTCCTTAAGGAAATGGAATTCCTTAGGAATTCCTGGGGAAATTCCTTGGGAAAAAACCGGGCAAGGACTGCGAGCATTTCTCACTGACAAAAACCTCTGCTGCCCATCCCTGAATGTATTTGGGTTGGGAAAAAGCCGACCCCGGGACCAGCGAGGGTTCCTCACTCTCTGCCTGcccatccctgaagtgtccaaggcGTAGGGAAACacaaattttaaggaatttagagattttagaggagatAAGATTTACAATTTAAAGATTTTCATTAGAGATTTACAATGTAGAcattttagttagagataagtCTCACTAGAGTTAATTGAAATCAATAAGTAGGCCTCGATGAAGTTAAGActtagtagttaactaataattgtTTGTCaacacaatgtttagttagctgggtttataatgaagaatataaaaactgaaaactaGCTTTTAGGAACAcgtgaaaaatgcacattttatgtttggct
This genomic interval from Taeniopygia guttata chromosome 24, bTaeGut7.mat, whole genome shotgun sequence contains the following:
- the HINFP gene encoding histone H4 transcription factor is translated as MAGGRGGGKAAVVLRCEWQQCSFEAEGMEEFCGHMAQHLRQHLPGEQRAQMDPLEEYTCLWQGCGFCSPASSADLVRHVYFHCYHSKLKQWGLRALQGQAGLSPCQLDFQSHNIIPDIQEDFLCLWEYCERSFDNPEWFYRHVEDHSFCSEYKAAGKENHVLLCGWKDCNCSFKGRCKLREHLRSHTQEKVVACPTCGGMFANNTKFFDHIRRQTALEQQRFQCSHCSKRFATERLLRDHMRNHVNHYKCPLCDMTCPLPSSLRNHIRFRHSEERPFKCDYCDYSCKNLIDLRKHLDTHSKEPAYRCEFEACSFSARSLCSIKLHYRKVHEGDSEPRYKCHVCDKCFTRGNNLTVHLRKKHQFKWPSGHPRFRYREHEDGYMRLQLVRYESVELTEQLLKDREKRGEALDGPNECVVLPEGEGNLQGILLEPPANPVPAESSTAELPVPPALCSAPSPEPARPSPFPGASSSSSSSSEQGASSTSSPIIRVVSRTNEQGQSETVYYVMASTEQQGTAAPALELEENVMDRLQKTAEELGIQIL